The genomic region CcataaacagacagaaatacagacacagccagaaatacaggcacagacagagatacaggcACAGCTAGAGATAGAGAAACATCTAGAAATACAGAGACAGCCAGAGATACAGCCTGAGATGCAGACACAGCCAGATGTACTGACACAGATGGAAATACAGTCACAgtcagagatacagacacaaccagagatacagacacaaccagagatacagacacaaccagaggtacagacagagccagagatacagacacagaaagacattaaaatacaaccagtcagagatacagacagaaccAGAAATAGAGACAAAgccagagatacagacacagccTGAGATATGGACACAGCCAGAAATACAGACCCAGccagaaatacagacacagccagaagTACATCCACAGTCAGAGATAGAGACACAATCAGAAATACGGACACAGCTagatatacagacacactcagaaatATGGACACAGCCAAAGATACAGAcacatataaaaatacagacacagccagaaatacaggcacagacagagatacagtcACAgtcagagatacagacacagccagagatacagacacaaccagaggtacagacacagaaatacattaaaatacaaccagagatacagacacagtcagagatacagacagaaccAGAAATAGAGACAAAGCCAGAGATACAGTCTCAGCCTGAGATATGGACACAgccagagatacagacacagccagagatacagacacagccagaagTACATCCACAGTCAGAGATAGAGACACAATCAGAAATACGGACACAGccagatatacagacacactcagaaatATTGACACAgccagagatacagacacatatAGAAATACAGACACAGCCAAAAATACAGGCCcagacagatatacagacacagCTAGAGATAGAGAAACATCTAGAAATGCAGAGACAGCCAGTGATGCAGACACAGCCAGATGTACTGACACAGCTGGAAATACTGTCACagtcagagacacagacacagccagagatacagacacaaccagaggtacagacagagccagagatacagacacagaaagacattaaaatacaaccagaaatacagacagagatacagacagagatacagacagaaccAGAAATAGAGACAAAgccagagatacagacacagccTGAGATATGGACACAgccagagatacagacacagccagaaatacagacacagccagaagTACATCCACAGTCAGAGATAGAGacacaatcagaaatacagacacagccagatatacagacacactcagaaatATGGACACAgccagagatacagacacatatAGAAATACAGACACAGCCAAAAAtacaggcacagacagagatacagacacagctAGAGATAGAGAAACATGTAGAAATACAGAGACAGCCAGAGATGCTGACACAGCTGGAAATACAGTCACAgtcagagatacagacacaaccagaggtacagacagagccagagatacagacacagaaatacattaaaatacaacCAGAAATACAgtcagagatacagacagaaccAGGAATAGAGACAAAgccagagatacagacacagccAAAGATATGGACACAgccagagatacagacacagccAGAAATACATTCGCAgtcagagatacagacacaatcagaaatacagacacagacagagatacagacacatacagagatagagacagagacagaaatacGGACACAGCCAAAGATACAGACACAGCCAGAAatacaggcacagacacagctAGAGATAGAGAAACATCTAGAAATACAGAGACAGCCAGAGATACAgcctgagaaacagacacagccagATGTACTTACACAGCCGGAAATACAGTCACAgtcagagatacagacacagccagagatacagacacaaccagaggtacagacagagcCAGAGATGCAGACACAaccagagatacagacacaaccAGAGATAcatacagagatagagacacaTACAaggatacagacacagacagaaatacagacacaacCACAGATACAGCCAGAGCTACAGCCTGAGATACAGACACAGCCAGatgtacagacacaggcagaaatACAGTCACAGTCAGAGATACAGACccatacagagatacagacacagccagagaaacagtcagagatACAGATAAAGCCAGAGttacagacagagatacagatcCAACCAGAGTTACAGACAGAGATGCAGACACAACCAGAGTTACAGACACAACCGGAGGTACAGACACAACCAAAGGTACAGACACAACCAGAGTTACAGACAGGGACAAGCGGAGAACAGCAAAGTAGGGGTTCACATTACCATGAACAGCTGAGCCCCGGGGCCCCGCCCTGCTCCAGCCCCCCAGCCACAGAACCTCAGAGCGGGCAGCAGGATCCCGTCAGCACCCGTCGGAGTGGTTCACCTGCCAACAGCATGGCACTAGTCCACCCCTCACCCCTGCCCAGCTCCAACGCCCCCTCGACCCCTCAGGGCAGGCAGCAGGATACCTTTCCCAGCCGCCTGGCCCAAACACAGACCTCATCCCAACCCCAGGAGTCAGCTCACCACATCCTCCTGACAGATGGCCACTGCTGTCTGAGTCACGGTCTTGAAACATCACACCGCGATGCAACAGGAGGGGTTTATATTAATGATGGTGACAGAAATACACTCTTGACATCTGTCCCAACCTCAGTCATTGATCAGGGAGGTGAGATACACACATTCTCTGCTCTGGGATCTGATAAGGGATCAGACGTTAAGTCCCTGAGGGCTGATAAGGGTGGAGCCACCATGCGCACGCTGGGCGGTGGAAACGCACTGCCCCGGACGCACACACCCTCTCAGATTCAGAAGCCAGCCTGTAACGGAGAGAAAGccagggaggagaaggaggcggGGAGGAAGAAAAGTACACTTGGAGATTCTTTCGTAGTGGCTGCTAATGCTGCCGGCAACGCGTTGCCCCTGACAACACTCGCGATGCCAGAAATGAGAGAATACAAGGGAGAGGTAAGAAACAAGCCACTCGATCTgttggagaggaacagagaccgAGCTGCAACAGTCTCTACTCCGGCGGTAGAAACAGAGACGGCACTGTTACAAGAAGGAGACGGAAGAGGAGGTGCAGGGGGAATAGTGGCGAGTCTGCTGGGTGGCTTTgcaggagaggagcagagagaaacGGCCCTCCCGGCAACCACACACCACCAGGGCTTAATTCACATCGGGATAAAAAGCTCACCTGCACTCCCTGCTAAAGACACCGACACAACGACTGGATCTGTGTCTGACCAGGACTGCAGCTGCCACACACTGCCTCAAAGcccagaggagaggaagggaggggggcagCCTGGACCTACGGGTGACACCCAAACgactgacacagagagaaagagggagggggtgaaggagagagaggagtctgGACTCCAGGCAGAAGAACACACCGTCACTaatgcctctctgtctcccctcggGGTAATCACCGGACCTCACTGCTGGGAAGACAACAGCGCCGCTACTGCCACCGgattggagagagagggggaggagacgagagaggagaggggaggggtgtcCGGAAAGCAGGTTTTAGTGAGCCGTCCAACAGTGACCGGCCTTGCTGGCTGGGTGTCATCAGCTGGGAGTCAGACGTGTCCGCCCCCTGTCGCTGCCACTGCCGTCGTCTCTTCTCCTGGTAGCTCCACGCCACAGTCGCTATGTGGCTGGGGTGAGCTCATCCtaccctcctccacctccatcagCGGCAGCATCATCTCTGCTGATGAGAGCCGTTTCTCTCCTccgctccccctctctctgcctctccgaCAGCAAGACGACAGGGATTCAGCTCattcacctctccctccctctcggcTCAGCACCTCTGCTGAAGGAGAACTAGGCAGCCTTGCTCAGCCTCTGCTCCTACGGCAGGCAGACAGCAGAGATTTAGATCTCCGCTCAGCTCTCTTCCCGTCCTCACTGTGCTCTGAGCCTGCATGGTCCCAGGACTCGGCCAACAACACAAAGAGAGGCTCAGAGAACAGAGAATCAGCAGATCGGTCTTGCCCGATACAAACCCTGAAGTCGGAGGAGAAAAGAGCTATCCTAGGTCTTAAAGACAACTCTGCTACAGAGTCTCAGCGCTCCAGCAGCAACACGGCGAGAGGCACCGAGAAGGAGGACAGCACTCGTCTCACACAGAGCCAGGGGGGAACGGAGAGTCATGTGCAGAAAACGGAACCTTCCCAAACCTTCGTAGGAGAATTACAACAAGCCTCCGTCGCagcaacaaccacagaggctggaGGAGAACCGGGTCCAAGCAAAGCCTCTGcactgtcctcctcctcccctgttaTCTCAGCGCTGCCTCCGACGGTCCTCCAGTCTCAGCACCGCTCGGCTGCGGAGGGGAGCCACCCTCAACAGGTCCACATTGTCTCTCAGAGTGACGCCTCACTCCTCAGGTCAGTCATCCCTCAGTCTGTCCTGGGACCGCCCACTATGGCTGCCATCGGGGTTTTACAGCTACATGCCAGGGACAGTGTGGGGGGCACCAGGAAgttgtttttcaacaaaacGCTAACAGCGGATGATGAATCCTCTGCAGCCCTTAACTACGTTCCGGCCTCAGACCCGGCTGCTGTATTGGCACACGCCTCTCTGCCTCCACTGAAGGTTCATGAGAATCTGCGTCACCCAGTGACTGAGGCTAGCTTCACCTCCCACAACTTCCTCAAGCCAGTCACCCCGCCCCCTCGCTCACAGACCCCGACACAACCATCTCAAGTCGGGGACACACTGCCATCACTGACCCCTGCTGACTTCCAGGGGGAGTCGCAGCAGAAGACCCAGGCTGGGATGACAGGAAATGAGGATGGCAGAGAGAAAGACTTGGAAAAAATAGTAGTGACACCTTGTGTGTCAGCAGTGACGGGGCTTATATCAAGCCCACATGGAGCCTCTGAAGGATTAGTAGTTGAAGAAAAGCCAAACAGTCACCCAGACTCAGTGGTTCCAACTCCTCTCACTAGAGTTCCACTGCAACCTTCCCATGACCCAATCCCAAACTCAGAACAGGTGGTGATCCAACCACCTCGTCCTCCCTCTTCTTCACTGGCATCACGTCAGAAGCACCTAACTGGCATCACCTCCAGTGAGGACGTTTTCCAGGTCTTTTTCGAGGGTGAGTCCAATTTTGCCGGGCCGGTCTGCGGGGCCCGGTGTCAGTGTGCAGTGCCTGGACCAGGGTCCCTCCATACTCAGCCTGACAGTGGATCAAATGCTAATGGAGATTATATGACCCCGGGCACCACAGTAACCACTCTGACAAAGCCGGATGAGGATCAGACCATCATCCAGCCTAGTCAGCCCACAAGCCAATTAGGCCAATCAGATCAATCAGATAACCACGATCTACCTGTTGCCAGTCATATGGACAGCAGAGATGAGGTTAGACAGAATCCACCGAGTTCCAGAGACCGTCTCTCCATGGATTTGGCTTGGGTCAGGAATGAGGGTAAAGAAGAGGCTGATAATAAGGCTGAGTCTGTGCTTCATGTTTCAAAAACAGTTGTACTTAACCAGCCTTTTTCAGATCCTCTGAAAGGTGAAGAGGGATGTCACAGTGCTGATTTCTCTTCTGCGGCTGAGGCTATCACTGATGTTAAGGAAACGATTGTGGCTGAGGCTAACACTGATGTTAAGGAAACGATTGTGGCTGAGGCTAACACTGATGTTAAGGAAACGACCGTGGCTGAGGCGAACACTGATGTTAAGGAAACGACTGTGGCTGAGGCTAACACTGATGTTAAGGAAACGATTGTGGCTGAGGCTAACACTGATGTTAAGGAAACGATTGTGGCTGAGGCTAACACTGATGTTAAGGAAACGATTGTGGCTGAGGCTAACACTGATGTTAAGGAAACAATTGTGGCTGAGGCTAACACTGATGTTAAGGAAACGACCGTGGCTGAGGCTAACACTGATGTAAAGGAAACGACTGTGGCTGAGGCTAACACTGATGTTAGGGAAATGACTGTGGCTTTGGCAAAGGCTGATGTTGAGGAAACAACTGTCGCTATAGGTACAAATGAGGTTGAAGAAAAGACTGTGGCATTAGTTAAGGCTAAGGCTAAAGTTGAAGAAAATATGTTAGTTTTAGCCAAGGCTGAAGTTGAAAAAAATACTATGACTTTAGCTAAGCCTGAAGTTCTGGAGAAGACTGTGGTTTTAGCTAAAGCTAAGAATGAAGTTCAGACAGTGACTAGAACTGAGGCTGAATTGACTAAGTCTAATACTCTGGAGGTAACAGCATTTAATCATCTGCCTTCCCCTTCAATGAGTGATCACTGTGAATATCCAGAGCCGGTGATGATCCTCAAGCATCCAGGGCCCATGCTGAGTCACCACGAGTTCATCAACGACTATGACGTTGCACTTCCTGGAGTCTGGGACAGTGATGGCCGCAGTCATTATGACAGCGTCGCACTTCCCGATCACGTGCTACAGGAAGTGACACTGGCAGCATCTGTAATACTGGATTCAGAATACAAAGATTACCTGAGGCACAGGAAAGATGATGAGGACGAGGAAGAGCATGAGATGGGTGGCAGTGGTGACAAAGAACAACTGGCTGAACCGGGTAAGGATGAGATCAGTCAGAAGCTTCCAGAGAAGGCCTTCATCTCAGAATCCGTATTCCTGAACATTCCACTACAGCATGACTCCACAGGCCTAAATAACGGGAGTGAGTCTGTAAAGAGAGATCTGCCTCTTCCATCCAAACCACAGGCCTCTGAAAGGCTTCACAGTGGGACGGACACCAGTTCACCAGCGAACCAATCTGCAGAATTATCAGCGACTGGATCTGATTACATCATTCCCCTCCATGCAGGTGACTCTGGAGCTGAGCCCAAGGCAAAAAAGCCTATCAGGGGAAATCTATTCAACAGCGGTGAGTCCATTAATGATGACATGATAAATGTCAGCCCACCTCTTGGTCCTGGGCAACCAATCAGCAGCCAGCCTCTCGACATTAACACAGCAGAGAAACAAGGGGACAAAATGAAAGGCAATAATACATTAGTCAAAAGGAAAGAAGAGACTAAACCAAATGAGAAGCAAAATGAGGAAGAGCACAAAACTGGAGATCAGTTTTTCCCAACCTCACCAGAGGAAAAGGggcaaatagaaaaacaaacgcaGGATAATAGACAGGAAATAGAAGAGGGTGAAAAGCAGAATCAGATAATTAGACTGTTGCAGTGTAATGACACTGCTAAAACAGCACAAgcggaagacagacagaccacagaCCGGCCTCCAGAACCGGAAGAAAAACAGGAATACACAGCCATTAAGGAGGAGGGACATGACAGGAGTGGAATAACAGGTAATGGACCAGAAATGCCGTCTCCTGACTCTGTCTTTCTAGACAGCACAGAAAGGGGGGAAGGAAATGATGGTGATGGCTGTGAAGTATGCCCGGGGGCAGATCAAAACAATGGGTCAGAAGCAGTGAAAGGAAAAGAGCAGGGAAAAGTGGAaggaagagaaaggaagagTGTGAGAACGAGTGAAGAAGAGGAAAAGGCTGTTTCCTCATCTGACCCCGTCCAGGCTCCTGCTGGATCGGAGCCCCGGCAAGACCCTAGACATTCACCCTCTTCTTCTGGGTCAGCACAGTGCCTCTACGCCGGGATGTCAACGCCAGCAACATTAACAGCAGAGACATGTGAGGGGACCAGAGACACCTCTGGAcccaattcaattcaaaatgcAGCTCTTAACCAGTCAGATTCAGCATTTATTCTAAAAGCTTTTTCTTGGCAAAAGGAACAAGGACCAAAGCATGAGAAACCAGGGGCCAGCACTGCCTCAGAGGATGGATCATGTGGCTGTTTAGCAAGTGACCGAGGACGaaaaacagacaacaacacacgcacagagaacCTCGCAGCCTCAACACTGTTGCCAGGGGTAACAGAGGGAGCCGAGAGCACCCTGGGACATTTGATTCAGGAAGAGAACAGAACGTTAAGTGACAGCAACTATAGCGCAATTGATAATGAGAAAAGCAAAGAAGTACATGGAGTGAAAGCTGGAGAGagcaatggagagagggatggtgagagagctggagagagggatggtgagagagctggagagagggatggtgagagagctggagggagggatggagggagtgatGGTGAGAGAGCTGGAGGGAGGGCAATGCCAGGTTTAGTCGTTGAAGTCGTGACTGATTCGAAGAGTTCAGATCTCAAGTCAATGATCTGGTCAGTGATGGGCGAGAATCATGTGGAGGATAAGAGTCAGGGATCTGGCCTTGTGGCACGAGCTTGTCAAGACCAACGCAGCAAAACAGAGGCCGTAGAGAACACTACAGCCCCCGTTGAATCAGATCCATCCCAGTGTGAGACTTCTCTGGACTGTCGTGCCTCGTCGTCACCCTCATCGCAGTCGCATGGCCCTGAGGAGCACAGTACTCACCAGAATAGCTTCCCTCCCAGCCTGGGCCATTCTGTTGACACTTCTCAAAGCTTAAACCAGCAGTCAAAACTTAGCCCAGATCACCAGGCAACTGTCACTGTCAATTTAAACCCTGACCAGGTCACAGACATTGCTGTCAAGCTGGCACGTGATTCACACCCTGGGGATATCAATGCCAATCTATTGGAATCAGAATGTGAGCCAAAGGAAACACGTTTAGCTCATCATACAGCAATTGTTGGGACCAGCCACAGTAGTGAGACTAACACTGCTGTACTGGAAGCCACTGACACAACCATGACTTCCATGGCAAGTCACAGGGTAGAACAAGCTGCTCTGGAAGCAAAACCTGCCTCAGACAGAGATGTCTCAGAAGAGGACATGACAGCCttggacaggaagagagaaaagaagatgAGAGCATTGGCAAaaaggatggaggagaggaaacaAAAGCTAAAGAAAGcgaaagaggaaaaagagggaaCACATAAGATTTCAACAAATGAGGCGGGTGAGACAGTTTCACAGGCGACCACAGAACCACAGACAGTGATGTCAGTTACCAGGCCTTCTACAGAACCACCGACAGAGATGTCAGTTACTGGTCCAACCACAGAACCACAGACAGAGATGCTAGTTACTGGGCCTTCTACAGAACCACAGACAGTGATGTCAGTTACTGGACCTTCTGCAGCACCACAGACCGTGATGTCAGTTACTGGTCCAACCAAAGAACCACACACAGAGATGCCAGTAACTGGTCCTACCAAAGAACCACAGACAGAGATGTCAGTTACTGGGCCTAGCTCAGAACCAGAGACAGACTGGTTGGCTGCTCTCCGATCTCATGCAGCATTGCTCTCCCAGTCCACAAAACAGAATACAGCAGAGTCCTCTGAGAAAACGACACCTCCCAGGTaatgcagatgtgtgtgtgatgagacCACTGATATGGGCTAGTAGGTGTGTGAACAGCAGTGTTCCAGTCATACAAATCTAACGCCAGGTTGTAACATCAATGTTAGAACGACCCATACTTCTTCAGGCTTGAAGGGCTTAATGCTTTTATATTGAAATATGGGTTATGAAATATGGGCAGAACAACAAGCTTCTTCATCTGATAAGATATCTCATGAAATAAGCTGCCATTTGGTTTATTTTGAAAATCGGATATCACTATTATACAGATGGTAGGGAAACATCCTCTCACAGAGAGCCAGGGATCAATATAGAAACCCACAGAAACCTTcccacatgtacagtatgtataacTCACTTATGCCTTGTTGCACCTTACTGTGTGGGATTGGATGTAGAAGGTCCTAAATAGTAGCCATAtcttctctcttcttcttctgtctttattatatatttcttctaataataataatgtaataaaaaaaacactaaaacccATTCAATATCCATCTTGCTTTAGAGCAGAAGTGTCGAAGTAATGTGCTGGGAAGATACGCAGAAACTGTCCTTTATCCATACCTTTTTAAATTGTTGACACAACCCGATTAATGATGATATTGTAAGTAAACAACTTTAATCTCGGAACAGATTTGATTAATTTTAAAGTATATAGTTGTCAGCCCCCCAAGATTTGTCGTCTTTGAAACTTAGTCTGTCAGAATGACTGGCCTGGCCTGGCTGTAAATATGTGGTATTCCAGATGTTtggtaatgtaaacaaacagtATCCATTAAACACTGATTAGTCTGATCCAGCCACTAGGACATGAAAGAAGTTACCCATCTTGTAGCATACAACAGTAAATGCAGCCATCCTTGAAAATCTAGCTAGCCGCTTTAAAAAAAGATGATTGGTTAGTAGGTTAATCCGATTTCGCTGATGCCTATCTCTCCGGTGAATTTCTCACAGCTTTCCTTTTGAGTAATGGAGGCAGTAATGGAGGCAGCAATGGAGGCAGTAATGAAGGAAATGTTAGACGCATTGTTCTGCGCATTTCAGTGGAACTTTCTTTATGCAGGAATGGTCTCAGGTCCATTCCTGTGTGTTCTCCCACGACACGTTGTAGGAGATGACTCTGAGCTGTTGTCTTGGCCAAGGTAGGATGCACAAACTACTAAATGCAGGGCTGCCAGCGGCTGTGGCACACAttcttgaataaaataatta from Esox lucius isolate fEsoLuc1 chromosome 5, fEsoLuc1.pri, whole genome shotgun sequence harbors:
- the tacc2 gene encoding uncharacterized protein tacc2 isoform X3, translating into MQTQPELQTQPEVQTQPKVQTQPELQTGTSGEQQSRGSHYHEQLSPGAPPCSSPPATEPQSGQQDPVSTRRSGSPANSMALVHPSPLPSSNAPSTPQGRQQDTFPSRLAQTQTSSQPQESAHHILLTDGHCCLSHGLETSHRDATGGVYINDGDRNTLLTSVPTSVIDQGGEIHTFSALGSDKGSDVKSLRADKGGATMRTLGGGNALPRTHTPSQIQKPACNGEKAREEKEAGRKKSTLGDSFVVAANAAGNALPLTTLAMPEMREYKGEVRNKPLDLLERNRDRAATVSTPAVETETALLQEGDGRGGAGGIVASLLGGFAGEEQRETALPATTHHQGLIHIGIKSSPALPAKDTDTTTGSVSDQDCSCHTLPQSPEERKGGGQPGPTGDTQTTDTERKREGVKEREESGLQAEEHTVTNASLSPLGVITGPHCWEDNSAATATGLEREGEETREERGGVSGKQVLVSRPTVTGLAGWVSSAGSQTCPPPVAATAVVSSPGSSTPQSLCGWGELILPSSTSISGSIISADESRFSPPLPLSLPLRQQDDRDSAHSPLPPSRLSTSAEGELGSLAQPLLLRQADSRDLDLRSALFPSSLCSEPAWSQDSANNTKRGSENRESADRSCPIQTLKSEEKRAILGLKDNSATESQRSSSNTARGTEKEDSTRLTQSQGGTESHVQKTEPSQTFVGELQQASVAATTTEAGGEPGPSKASALSSSSPVISALPPTVLQSQHRSAAEGSHPQQVHIVSQSDASLLRSVIPQSVLGPPTMAAIGVLQLHARDSVGGTRKLFFNKTLTADDESSAALNYVPASDPAAVLAHASLPPLKVHENLRHPVTEASFTSHNFLKPVTPPPRSQTPTQPSQVGDTLPSLTPADFQGESQQKTQAGMTGNEDGREKDLEKIVVTPCVSAVTGLISSPHGASEGLVVEEKPNSHPDSVVPTPLTRVPLQPSHDPIPNSEQVVIQPPRPPSSSLASRQKHLTGITSSEDVFQVFFEGESNFAGPVCGARCQCAVPGPGSLHTQPDSGSNANGDYMTPGTTVTTLTKPDEDQTIIQPSQPTSQLGQSDQSDNHDLPVASHMDSRDEVRQNPPSSRDRLSMDLAWVRNEGKEEADNKAESVLHVSKTVVLNQPFSDPLKGEEGCHSADFSSAAEAITDVKETIVAEANTDVKETIVAEANTDVKETTVAEANTDVKETTVAEANTDVKETIVAEANTDVKETIVAEANTDVKETIVAEANTDVKETIVAEANTDVKETTVAEANTDVKETTVAEANTDVREMTVALAKADVEETTVAIGTNEVEEKTVALVKAKAKVEENMLVLAKAEVEKNTMTLAKPEVLEKTVVLAKAKNEVQTVTRTEAELTKSNTLEVTAFNHLPSPSMSDHCEYPEPVMILKHPGPMLSHHEFINDYDVALPGVWDSDGRSHYDSVALPDHVLQEVTLAASVILDSEYKDYLRHRKDDEDEEEHEMGGSGDKEQLAEPGKDEISQKLPEKAFISESVFLNIPLQHDSTGLNNGSESVKRDLPLPSKPQASERLHSGTDTSSPANQSAELSATGSDYIIPLHAGDSGAEPKAKKPIRGNLFNSGESINDDMINVSPPLGPGQPISSQPLDINTAEKQGDKMKGNNTLVKRKEETKPNEKQNEEEHKTGDQFFPTSPEEKGQIEKQTQDNRQEIEEGEKQNQIIRLLQCNDTAKTAQAEDRQTTDRPPEPEEKQEYTAIKEEGHDRSGITGNGPEMPSPDSVFLDSTERGEGNDGDGCEVCPGADQNNGSEAVKGKEQGKVEGRERKSVRTSEEEEKAVSSSDPVQAPAGSEPRQDPRHSPSSSGSAQCLYAGMSTPATLTAETCEGTRDTSGPNSIQNAALNQSDSAFILKAFSWQKEQGPKHEKPGASTASEDGSCGCLASDRGRKTDNNTRTENLAASTLLPGVTEGAESTLGHLIQEENRTLSDSNYSAIDNEKSKEVHGVKAGESNGERDGERAGERDGERAGERDGERAGGRDGGSDGERAGGRAMPGLVVEVVTDSKSSDLKSMIWSVMGENHVEDKSQGSGLVARACQDQRSKTEAVENTTAPVESDPSQCETSLDCRASSSPSSQSHGPEEHSTHQNSFPPSLGHSVDTSQSLNQQSKLSPDHQATVTVNLNPDQVTDIAVKLARDSHPGDINANLLESECEPKETRLAHHTAIVGTSHSSETNTAVLEATDTTMTSMASHRVEQAALEAKPASDRDVSEEDMTALDRKREKKMRALAKRMEERKQKLKKAKEEKEGTHKISTNEAGETVSQATTEPQTVMSVTRPSTEPPTEMSVTGPTTEPQTEMLVTGPSTEPQTVMSVTGPSAAPQTVMSVTGPTKEPHTEMPVTGPTKEPQTEMSVTGPSSEPETDWLAALRSHAALLSQSTKQNTAESSEKTTPPRPFPTLKSLESPVAEFCTPSEEAPSPLGQGAAAAPSSQRKDSPEKGENPPEEPQGKEKVPEPDWGSSLTQTKQAEERSEPPPVTTSPPPTLRSAASPPTPRGHVSQIPPVLPTYLQEDFPTPPPTPPERLPPKPEPQTPLHALRQAPLAAPVQTPSSEPESARPVQTPSSEPGPARPVQTPSSEPGPARPVQTSSSEPEPARPVQTPSSEPGPVQTPSSESESARPVQTPSSEPGPARPVQTPSSEPESARPVQTPSSEPGPARPVQTPSSEPGPALSVQTPSSEPDPALSVQTPSSEPDPALSVQTPSTEPEPAQPFQTTPSESEPVLPVQTPSSEPEPALSVQTPSSEPDPALSVQTPSSEPEPALSVQTPSTEPEPAQPFQTTPSESEPVLTVQTQLSEPEPVRPVQTSPSESEPAQPFQTTPSESEPVLPVQTPSSEPARPVQTTTSEPEPAQLFQTTPSEPARPVQTLPSEPESVQPVQTSPSEPEPAQPVQSTPSESEPVIPVQTSPEPARPIQTTPSEPVLNSASPPLSVPPSPAPKNQEKDTTTFGFSDPQTDDPVSLTRPPVPGKDILTLAPCTADPTPRSSDSDGAFETPESTTPVKSPTQTDTVTHLLSSEDTGLGCDSVDDGELKAEAKGHHGSSLSIVFDEDKPIAASGAYNLDQLLAAAAAAEAQNRSPLTRSLSLQAGELDGSGPLHLGESSIASGDCPLAESFSIAGGTESAPGTLRRPSKKGPLRPGGSLKKKPVLRQNSNPETPQPTSSSTTPELKRKAKQTRADSPLLVSEDQEGGATAESAPGPASATPSPGGTLRRTRKPRVESPAPLIEETNHTSPETDNQPIPVHTPVPGPEISIPLRPEDIPLPVSEAVPSSEGSSPIPPIGAYKWDPDNFEDIDPFNTGGSKVANSPPLGRKGVANSPPLGRKGVANSPPLGRKGVANSPPLGRKGVATSPPLGRKGVATSPPLGRKEGTPPICRKTAAPLDSTEELAPPPTSPPIRTSGAVRLEFDYSEENLEEPAKASPASKKLGRKPGSKMPLRKPRLGLKKAVQLSSESLDNAPTIVPDDDIPIPKASYNFDPAQWEDPNFNPFGSNSGIPNSPKMNKPSYSFDSETYNESGVDPFKGSSNRRAASPPKAVSGSASFEVSANDNEVDNDNDDIGDLGDHNQNKPAKPKKKPIKSKSMGSSLCCLLCTDSEREHSPSRENCLDRQQSNTFRVKRSPKRCDSSSQDPTPVDEAPPPIPVPQHDHATDEEKLASSSSHKEKLASANHKWAHTACQDMEAELTSDPKEDLPLPSDLTSFVNENSRASDYEIEYMEKIGSSSPPLSVKKPSNLYLKLDSVTGSLNKPNHGSEPDSPCTGYNTLGSFEEMEAQITAQMKTPVLCSRPGPEGSRPGPEGSAGDQEKTRMKEIQSVSRTQSAEREHGGGSVEVLVPDTPVLDRLSEGDVSLQYLEPDLAETNPSAFALKLQEELVLAAVRIEALQVAKHLSDSPSLSTVTPQKPRSRRWNLFSSPKREKEVMLSTVDRDSVVTKGSLYTRPAGCGEGGRESSYMPKDLDHSLDIAREEVLSKEKEVQEWQRKYEDSRQEVLEMRGIVAEYEKTIAQMIAGLPEDEQKDKSLSHHTIQQLIIEKDQALSDLNSVEKSLAELFRRYEKLKDVLEGYRKNEEVLKKCAQEYLSRVRKEEQRYQALKIHAEEKLDKANADIAQVRLKARQEAAAYQASLRKETMKVDSLERTLEQKNKEIEELTKICDELIAKMGKS